The following coding sequences lie in one Apium graveolens cultivar Ventura chromosome 3, ASM990537v1, whole genome shotgun sequence genomic window:
- the LOC141712523 gene encoding magnesium-chelatase subunit ChlH, chloroplastic, with protein MASLVSSPFTLPTTKVDQLSSISQKHYFLHSFLPKKTNPSNSKTPMRVKCAVVGNGLFTQTSPEVRRVVPENLQGLPTVRIVYVVLEAQYQSSLTEAVQILNKSEKNASYEVVGYLVEELRDEETYKTFCKDVEEANIFIGSLIFVEELALKVKAAVEKERDRLDAVLVFPSMPEVMRLNKLGTFSMSQLGQSKSPFFQLLKGKKSSAGFADSMLKLVRTLPKVLKYLPSDKAQDARLYILSLQFWLGGSPDNLVNFVKMISGSYVPALKGLKIEYSDPVLFLDNGIWHPLAPCMYDDVKEYLNWYGTRRDANEKLKSPNAPVVGLILQRSHIVTGDDSHYVAVIMELEARGAKVIPIFAGGLDFSGPVDKYLVDPISKKPFVHSVVSLTGFALVGGPARQDHPKAIEALMKLDVPYIVALPLVFQTTEEWLNSTLGLHPIQVALQVALPELDGGMEPIVFSGRDPRTGKSHALHKRVEQLCTRAINWGELRRKTKADKKVAITVFSFPPDKGNVGTAAYLNVFASIFSVLKDLEGDGYNLEGLPESAEALIEDILHDKEAQFSSPNLNVAYKMGVREYYKLTSYATALEENWGKAPGSLNSDGENLLVYGKQYGNVFIGVQPTFGYEGDPMRLLFSKSASPHHGFAAYYSFVEKIFKADAVLHFGTHGSLEFMPGKQVGMSDACYPDSLIGNIPNVYYYAANNPSEATIAKRRSYANTISYLTPPAENAGLYKGLKQLGELIASYQSLKDTGRGQQIVSSIISTARQCNLDKDVDLPDEGTEISAKERDLVVGKVYSKIMEIESRLLPCGLHIIGEPPTAMEAVATLVNIAALDRQEEGITALPSILAQTVGREIEDVYRGSDKGILKDVELLRQITEASRGAIYAFVEKTTNEKGQVVKVSSKLTSILGFGINEPWIQYLSDTKFYRADREQLRVLFGYLGTCLKLIVADNELGSLKQALEGKYVEPGPGGDPIRNPKVLPTGKNIHALDPQSIPTEAALQSAKIVVDRLLERQKADNGGKYPETVALVLWGTDNIKTYGESLAQVMWMIGVRPVADSIGRVNRVEPVSLEELGRPRVDVVVNCSGVFRDLFINQMNLLDRGVKMVAELDEPEEQNFVRKHALEQAKTLGVEVREAATRIFSNASGSYSSNVNLAVENSSWNDEKQLQDMYLSRKSFAFDCDAPGTGMMEKRQVFEMALSTAEATFQNLDSSEISLTDVSHYFDSDPTNLVQNLRKDGKKPNAYIADTTTANAQVRTLSETVRLDARTKLLNPKWYEGMLSSGYEGVREIEKRLTNTVGWSATSGQVDNWVYEEANTTFIKDEEMLKRLMNTNPNSFRKLLQTFLEANGRGYWETSEENIEQLKQLYSEVEDKIEGIDR; from the exons ATGGCTTCTTTAGTTTCCTCCCCATTTACATTGCCTACAACTAAAGTAGACCAATTATCTTCAATTTCTCAAAAACATTACTttcttcattcttttctacccAAGAAAACTAATCCATCCAACTCGAAAACACCCATGAGAGTGAAATGTGCTGTTGTTGGCAATGGCCTTTTCACTCAAACCTCGCCTGAAGTGCGTCGAGTTGTGCCCGAGAATCTTCAAGGCCTTCCTACTGTAAGAATTGTATATGTAGTATTAGAAGCTCAGTACCAATCTTCGCTTACTGAGGCTGTTCAAATTTTGAACAAAAGTGAGAAAAATGCCTCGTATGAAGTTGTTGGATACTTGGTTGAAGAGCTTAGAGATGAAGAAACTTACAAGACTTTCTGTAAAGATGTTGAAGAAGCCAATATCTTTATTGGATCATTGATTTTTGTCGAAGAGCTTGCTCTTAAAGTTAAGGCAGCTGTCGAGAAGGAACGGGACAGGCTTGATGCAGTTTTGGTGTTTCCATCAATGCCTGAGGTGATGAGGCTTAACAAGTTGGGAACATTTAGCATGTCTCAACTTGGGCAATCAAAGAGTCCATTTTTTCAGTTGCTCAAGGGGAAGAAGTCATCTGCTGGCTTTGCTGACAGCATGTTGAAGCTTGTGAGAACTTTGCCTAAAGTTTTGAAGTACTTGCCAAGTGATAAAGCTCAAGACGCGAGGCTTTACATACTTAGTTTGCAGTTTTGGCTTGGCGGTTCACCTGATAATTTGGTCAATTTTGTGAAAATGATTTCTGGTTCATATGTTCCTGCTCTGAAAGGGCTGAAGATTGAGTATTCGGATCCTGTTTTGTTCTTGGATAATGGAATCTGGCATCCTTTGGCCCCATGTATGTATGATGATGTGAAGGAATATTTGAATTGGTATGGGACGAGGAGGGATGCAAATGAGAAGCTCAAGAGTCCAAATGCACCGGTAGTTGGTTTGATTTTGCAAAGGAGTCATATAGTTACCGGTGATGACAGTCACTATGTGGCTGTGATCATGGAATTGGAAGCAAGAGGGGCTAAGGTAATTCCAATTTTTGCTGGTGGTCTGGACTTCTCAGGGCCAGTTGATAAATATCTTGTCGATCCTATCAGCAAGAAGCCTTTTGTGCACTCGGTGGTTTCATTGACTGGTTTTGCTCTTGTTGGGGGACCAGCAAGACAGGATCATCCAAAAGCTATCGAAGCATTGATGAAGCTTGACGTACCATACATTGTCGCATTGCCTTTGGTATTCCAAACGACAGAGGAGTGGTTGAATAGCACATTAGGCCTGCACCCAATTCAGGTTGCTTTGCAGGTTGCTCTACCAGAGCTCGATGGAGGCATGGAGCCCATTGTCTTCTCCGGTCGGGATCCAAGAACAG GCAAATCACATGCTCTTCACAAGAGAGTGGAGCAGCTTTGCACTAGGGCTATCAACTGGGGTGAACTGAGAAGGAAAACAAAG GCTGACAAGAAGGTAGCCATCACTGTATTCAGTTTTCCTCCAGACAAGGGAAATGTTGGAACTGCTGCTTACCTAAATGTGTTTGCCTCCATATTTTCTGTTCTCAAAGACCTTGAAGGAGACGGATACAATCTTGAAGGACTTCCTGAGAGTGCCGAAGCATTAATTGAAGATATACTTCATGACAAAGAGGCTCAGTTTAGCAGCCCAAATCTCAATGTAGCTTACAAAATGGGTGTCAGAGAGTACTACAAACTAACTAGCTATGCCACTGCATTGGAAGAGAACTGGGGAAAGGCTCCTGGGAGTTTGAATTCTGATGGGGAGAACCTGTTGGTGTACGGTAAACAATATGGAAATGTTTTCATTGGTGTTCAGCCTACATTTGGTTACGAGGGTGATCCTATGCGGCTACTTTTCTCAAAATCAGCCAGCCCCCATCATGGTTTTGCTGCATATTACTCATTTGTTGAGAAGATATTTAAAGCTGATGCAGTGCTTCATTTTGGCACTCACGGTTCTCTTGAATTCATGCCTGGTAAACAGGTTGGTATGAGTGATGCTTGTTATCCAGACAGTCTTATAGGCAATATTCCCAATGTTTACTATTACGCAGCTAATAACCCTTCTGAAGCCACTATAGCCAAACGAAGGAGCTACGCAAATACTATAAGTTACCTGACTCCTCCAGCAGAAAATGCCGGGCTCTACAAAGGACTGAAGCAGCTGGGTGAGCTGATAGCTTCTTACCAGTCTCTCAAAGACACCGGTCGCGGTCAGCAAATTGTGAGTTCTATAATCAGCACAGCCAGGCAATGCAATCTTGACAAAGATGTGGATCTTCCAGATGAAGGAACTGAAATCTCTGCCAAGGAACGTGATCTTGTGGTCGGAAAAGTGTACTCCAAAATCATGGAGATAGAATCGCGACTTTTGCCTTGTGGACTCCACATCATTGGTGAGCCTCCAACAGCGATGGAGGCGGTTGCCACTCTTGTCAACATTGCAGCACTGGACAGGCAAGAAGAAGGCATTACGGCTCTCCCATCAATCTTGGCTCAGACTGTAGGAAGAGAGATTGAAGATGTATATAGAGGGAGTGACAAAGGAATTTTGAAGGATGTTGAGTTGCTTCGGCAAATAACTGAGGCGTCACGGGGAGCCATATATGCATTTGTTGAGAAAACGACTAATGAGAAGGGCCAAGTGGTCAAAGTGTCTAGTAAACTAACCTCTATCCTCGGTTTTGGTATAAATGAACCTTGGATTCAGTACCTTTCAGACACAAAATTTTACAGGGCTGACAGGGAACAACTGAGAGTTCTATTTGGGTACTTGGGTACGTGTCTAAAGTTAATTGTAGCTGATAATGAGTTGGGAAGTTTGAAACAAGCGTTGGAAGGAAAGTATGTGGAACCAGGTCCCGGTGGCGATCCAATCAGGAACCCCAAAGTTTTACCAACTGGGAAAAATATTCATGCACTTGACCCACAGTCAATTCCTACTGAAGCTGCATTACAAAGTGCTAAGATTGTAGTGGATAGGTTGCTCGAGAGGCAGAAGGCTGACAATGGAGGAAAGTATCCCGAGACTGTTGCACTTGTTTTGTGGGGAACAGATAATATCAAAACTTATGGTGAGTCTTTGGCTCAGGTTATGTGGATGATTGGAGTCAGGCCCGTCGCTGATTCTATTGGCCGGGTAAATCGGGTGGAGCCTGTAAGTCTTGAAGAGCTTGGAAGACCAAGAGTTGATGTTGTGGTGAATTGCTCTGGAGTGTTCAGAGATCTCTTTATCAATCAG ATGAATCTCTTGGACCGGGGTGTGAAGATGGTAGCTGAACTAGATGAGCCCGAAGAACAGAACTTTGTCAGGAAACACGCGTTAGAGCAAGCAAAAACTCTTGGCGTTGAGGTTAGAGAAGCTGCAACCCGAATATTCTCCAACGCCTCAGGCTCATACTCCTCCAATGTAAACCTTGCTGTTGAAAATTCTTCATGGAATGATGAGAAGCAGCTTCAAGATATGTACTTGAGCCGAAAGTCCTTTGCATTTGACTGTGACGCTCCTGGAACGGGTATGATGGAGAAGAGGCAAGTATTTGAGATGGCTCTAAGCACGGCCGAGGCCACATTCCAAAACCTCGATTCGTCAGAAATCTCACTGACTGATGTCAGTCACTACTTCGACTCTGACCCTACCAATCTGGTACAGAACCTAAGGAAGGATGGAAAGAAGCCAAATGCATACATTGCAGACACCACCACGGCTAATGCACAG GTTCGTACACTCTCTGAGACTGTCCGACTTGATGCGCGGACAAAGTTGTTGAACCCCAAATGGTACGAAGGAATGCTGTCCAGCGGATACGAGGGTGTTCGTGAAATTGAGAAGAGGCTAACAAACACGGTGGGCTGGAGTGCTACTTCAGGACAAGTTGACAACTGGGTATATGAAGAAGCAAACACAACATTCATCAAAGACGAAGAGATGTTGAAGAGGTTGATGAACACAAATCCAAACTCCttcaggaagctgctacagactTTCCTGGAAGCCAACGGACGGGGATACTGGGAAACTTCAGAAGAAAACATCGAGCAATTAAAGCAGTTGTACTCCGAGGTTGAAGATAAGATTGAAGGAATTGATCGGTAA
- the LOC141712525 gene encoding uncharacterized protein LOC141712525 — MSAVNVAGDMSSEMEIDAFRRLFPLRFFERHLLESIRPDARPLGKARDTTLALGAVASADGSALAKLGCTTMLAAVKMEVMTPTTESPDEGFIAIDFHMPPICSPMVRPGRPAEAAPVLSKQLSETILSSGMINLKDLCLVSGKAAWMAYLDIYCLDADGALFDTALLSAVAAFSHLKIPVVTLNDDGRVVVSEETEGQKLDKEPVNKDKRKLKLSSIPFSLTCILHKNYILADPTAEEESVMDTLLTVVLDSSCQLVSLYKPGGTFLAYNAAVQDCIALTRQRVKELQMILSEAISDMELD; from the exons ATGAGTGCTGTCAATGTTGCTGGTGATATGTCTTCTGAGATGGAAATAGATGCTTTTCGACGTCTATTCCCTTTGCGCTTTTTTGAGCGCCATCTGCTCGAATCTATCAGACCTGATGCCAGGCCTCTCGGAAAAGCTAGAGACACAACCTTAGCCCTAG GAGCTGTGGCATCTGCGGATGGATCAGCGCTAGCAAAACTCGGCTGCACT ACCATGTTGGCTGCAGTTAAAATGGAAGTCATGACACCTACAACTGAATCACCAGATGAGGGCTTCATAG CTATTGATTTTCACATGCCCCCTATCTGTTCTCCAATGGTTAGACCTGGAAGGCCCGCTGAGGCAGCACCTGTTTTGTCTAAGCAATTATCAGAAACCATCTTAAG TTCTGGCATGATTAATTTGAAGGATTTGTGCCTGGTCAGTGGGAAAGCTGCTTGGATGGCCTACCTG GACATATATTGTCTGGATGCTGATGGTGCTCTATTCGATACTGCATTACTTTCTGCAGTTGCTGCTTTTTCTCATC TGAAAATTCCTGTAGTTACGTTAAATGATGATGGAAGGGTTGTTGTTTCTGAGGAAACAGAGGGCCAAAAGTTGGATAAAGAGCctgttaataaggataaaagaAAGCTTAAACTGAGCAGTATTCCATTTTCTTTGACTTGTATACTTCACAAGAACTATATCCTGGCAGATCCCACAGCGGAGGAAGAGTCAGTTATGGATACTCTTTTGACTGTTGTATTGGATTCATCTTGTCAGCTTGTGTCTCTCTACAAGCCAGGTGGAACATTTCTTGCCTACAACGCAGCTGTTCAG GATTGCATTGCATTAACAAGACAAAGAGTGAAAGAACTCCAGATGATCTTGAGTGAAGCAATTTCTGATATGGAGCTGGACTAA